One genomic region from Methanonatronarchaeum thermophilum encodes:
- a CDS encoding coproporphyrinogen-III oxidase family protein, whose product MKGFIDDIIEENFGNIEFDRSFEFELPRKKEISFNVRIPFCSNQCDYCLYGDSRVNPETLDSFIDSVIKEIDLYMEGLGNPEINTLYFIAGTPTQIPEKLGEIIKYLEEEYGFSGEVLTEAHPNDLDNESLKYLNEIGIDKLKIGVQSFENHVLEHIGRDHDRDIAVEAVEKTLEHDFNHVNIDLMFGLPSQTVDDMVNTLETAIELDIPSVTTFPLMLLPRSQLYSKVSTGEEEIPENETELYKAIRDKLTDNGYEMITIWSFSKQPEEYRGEYMHSNDFIGIGPGNWSYLNNSFYLNTSNLKDYNKATAEGLPISVGTQFDGKDQRKLWFIRNLYFTEITEEKYQETFGKPMEKDIKELIELLHTLELIQPTNNGYKLTEQGLDLASKSTKKIVMTLLNKFQENHLVGATPRPI is encoded by the coding sequence ATGAAGGGTTTTATAGACGACATCATTGAAGAAAATTTTGGTAATATAGAGTTTGATAGGTCGTTCGAGTTCGAGTTGCCCAGAAAAAAAGAGATAAGTTTTAATGTTAGAATTCCGTTCTGCAGCAATCAATGCGATTATTGTCTTTATGGAGACAGTAGAGTCAATCCAGAAACACTAGACAGTTTTATAGACTCGGTTATTAAAGAGATAGATCTCTATATGGAGGGGTTGGGTAACCCAGAGATAAATACATTATACTTCATAGCTGGAACGCCAACCCAAATCCCAGAAAAACTAGGTGAGATAATAAAATATCTAGAAGAAGAATATGGTTTTTCTGGAGAGGTTTTAACAGAAGCACATCCCAACGACCTAGACAACGAATCACTTAAATATCTAAACGAAATCGGTATAGATAAACTTAAGATAGGGGTTCAATCTTTCGAAAACCATGTTCTAGAGCATATCGGCCGGGACCATGACCGAGACATTGCTGTGGAAGCGGTTGAAAAAACGCTTGAACACGATTTCAACCATGTAAACATTGATTTAATGTTCGGATTACCCAGCCAAACAGTCGATGACATGGTTAACACATTGGAGACAGCAATAGAACTCGATATACCGAGCGTCACAACATTTCCCTTAATGTTGTTACCGAGGTCACAGCTCTACAGCAAAGTAAGTACTGGTGAAGAAGAAATACCAGAAAACGAAACAGAGCTCTATAAAGCTATACGAGACAAACTAACCGACAATGGCTATGAAATGATAACGATATGGAGTTTTTCAAAACAACCCGAAGAATACCGAGGCGAGTACATGCATTCAAACGACTTCATAGGAATCGGACCTGGAAACTGGAGCTACCTCAACAACTCATTCTACCTAAACACATCAAACCTAAAAGACTACAACAAAGCAACTGCAGAAGGCCTACCGATATCTGTCGGAACCCAGTTCGATGGAAAAGACCAAAGAAAACTCTGGTTCATAAGAAACCTATATTTCACAGAAATCACAGAAGAAAAATACCAAGAAACTTTCGGAAAACCAATGGAAAAAGACATCAAAGAACTAATTGAACTTCTGCACACACTTGAATTGATACAGCCAACAAACAACGGCTACAAACTAACAGAACAAGGACTAGACCTTGCTAGCAAAAGCACTAAAAAAATCGTTATGACTCTACTAAATAAATTCCAAGAAAACCATTTAGTCGGAGCAACCCCCCGACCCATATAA
- a CDS encoding ABC transporter ATP-binding protein, protein MLEIDSLTVSVDGEVILENLDLHIGMGEVHVLFGPNGSGKSTLLKTVLGLPGYRVLSGSIKFKGKDITDLPVNERVELGLALEYQNPPPIAGLKLQDLVDLISKESGSEVDDMVEKLNLEQHMNREVNVGFSGGEVKRSEVLQVYSQNPDLILFDEPDSGVDVENVELLGKIINEMLDKKKKPSDRRRSGLIITHHGSILDLVEVDRAHVLYNGAIMCSGKPREILEEIIENGYENCAKCYRIEQS, encoded by the coding sequence ATGCTTGAGATAGATAGTTTGACGGTTTCCGTTGATGGTGAGGTTATTTTAGAGAACTTAGATTTGCATATAGGTATGGGAGAGGTTCATGTTCTTTTTGGACCCAATGGTAGTGGTAAATCTACCTTGCTTAAAACTGTGTTGGGGTTACCTGGATATAGGGTGTTGTCTGGCTCGATAAAGTTTAAAGGTAAGGATATAACAGATTTACCTGTTAATGAAAGGGTCGAACTCGGTTTAGCCCTTGAATACCAGAACCCACCACCGATCGCTGGATTGAAACTACAAGATCTAGTAGATTTGATTTCTAAGGAATCTGGAAGTGAAGTCGACGATATGGTTGAGAAACTAAATTTAGAACAACACATGAATCGAGAGGTTAACGTTGGTTTTTCCGGCGGGGAGGTAAAAAGGTCTGAAGTCCTGCAGGTATATTCCCAAAACCCAGATTTAATTCTTTTCGATGAACCCGACAGTGGTGTCGATGTAGAAAACGTTGAGTTGTTAGGTAAAATAATAAATGAAATGCTTGATAAAAAGAAAAAACCAAGTGACCGTAGACGTTCAGGGTTAATAATAACTCACCATGGAAGCATACTAGACCTTGTAGAAGTGGATAGAGCACATGTACTTTACAATGGAGCGATTATGTGTTCCGGTAAACCAAGAGAGATACTTGAAGAAATAATAGAAAATGGATACGAGAACTGTGCAAAATGTTATCGGATAGAACAGAGTTAA
- a CDS encoding SufB/SufD family protein, translating to MLSDRTELRIKDRAEEYRDVPAKYGPDIDLSKFQLPKHKRKNEYSIENVKKEFGNDLSSVGIDLDQTSGSYVQVDGDIVYQKMYDDIEVLSIDQALKKHDLTDYYWNAVKINDKYSARVEKEMTGGYFIRVPKGVKKEVPTQTCLLQEDEKATQNVHNIIIVEEGAELHVITGCSKTKGTKEGLHLGVSEFYLEKDAKLTFTMIHNWGENHHVRPRTAVKLKDNATFINNYVLVSPVKSIQSYPTAYCNGKNSKASFQTVVYAKENSNMDLGSQTVLRGKGSKSDMISRSISRDKSNVTVRGRLVGEEEDIQGHLECKGIILSDQSNLLTIPELEAKKSNLDLSHEAAVGKIKEEQLNYLMSRGLTEEEAVSLIIKGFMTIDIKGLPPDLTKKVEKMIDMTVEKAI from the coding sequence ATGTTATCGGATAGAACAGAGTTAAGGATTAAGGATAGAGCTGAAGAATACAGAGATGTTCCAGCCAAGTACGGCCCCGATATAGACCTAAGTAAGTTCCAACTACCCAAACATAAACGAAAAAACGAATACAGCATCGAAAACGTTAAAAAAGAGTTTGGAAATGACTTAAGTTCAGTAGGAATCGACCTAGATCAAACATCCGGTTCCTATGTCCAAGTAGATGGAGACATAGTATACCAAAAAATGTACGATGACATCGAAGTACTCTCAATAGACCAAGCACTAAAAAAACACGACCTAACAGATTACTATTGGAATGCAGTCAAAATAAACGACAAATATTCAGCAAGAGTCGAAAAAGAAATGACCGGAGGATACTTCATACGTGTCCCGAAAGGCGTGAAAAAAGAAGTTCCAACACAGACATGCCTACTTCAAGAAGACGAAAAAGCAACCCAAAACGTACACAACATAATAATAGTTGAAGAAGGAGCCGAACTACACGTAATAACCGGATGTAGTAAAACAAAAGGCACCAAAGAAGGACTACACCTAGGAGTCTCAGAGTTCTATCTAGAAAAAGACGCAAAACTAACATTCACAATGATACACAACTGGGGGGAAAACCACCACGTAAGACCAAGAACAGCAGTCAAACTAAAAGACAACGCAACATTCATAAACAACTACGTACTCGTCAGCCCAGTTAAATCAATACAAAGTTATCCAACAGCATACTGCAACGGCAAAAACTCAAAAGCATCATTCCAAACAGTAGTTTACGCCAAAGAAAACTCCAACATGGACCTTGGATCACAAACAGTCTTACGGGGAAAAGGAAGCAAAAGCGACATGATCTCCAGAAGCATATCCAGAGACAAATCCAACGTAACAGTAAGAGGTAGATTAGTAGGTGAAGAAGAAGACATACAAGGCCACCTCGAATGCAAAGGAATAATACTATCAGACCAATCAAACCTACTCACAATCCCAGAACTCGAAGCCAAAAAATCAAACCTAGACCTATCACACGAAGCAGCTGTAGGAAAAATCAAAGAAGAACAACTAAACTACCTAATGTCCCGAGGACTAACAGAAGAAGAAGCAGTATCACTAATAATAAAAGGCTTCATGACAATCGACATAAAAGGACTCCCACCAGACCTAACCAAAAAAGTCGAAAAAATGATCGACATGACAGTCGAAAAAGCAATCTAA